Genomic segment of Mycolicibacterium sarraceniae:
ATGCTGCTGCGCGCCTACGGCGCCGAACTCGTTCTCACCCCGGGTGCCGAGGGCATGTCCGGTGCGATCGCCAAGGCTGAGGAGCTGGCCAAGACCGACCAGCGCTACTTCATTCCGCAGCAGTTCGAGAACCCGGCCAACCCCGCGATCCACCGCGCCACCACCGCCGAGGAGATCTGGGCCGATACCGACGGGGAGGTCGACATCTTCGTAGCCGGGGTCGGCACCGGCGGCACCATCACCGGCGTCGGCGAGGTGCTCAAGGAACGCAAACCCTCGGTTCAGATCATCGCGGTCGAGCCCGCCGCCTCACCGGTCCTCTCCGGTGGTCAAAAGGGCCCGCACCCGATCCAGGGCATCGGCGCCGGGTTCGTCCCGGCCGTGCTGGACACCGACGTGGTCGATGAGATCGTCACCGTGGCCAACGAGGATGCCCTCGACCTGGCCCGGCGCCTGGCCCGCGAGGAAGGCCTGCTTTCCGGCATATCCTCGGGCGCGGCGGTGTGGGCCGCCCGTGAGGTCGCCCGCCGACCGGAGAACGCGGGCAAGCTCATCGTGGTCGTGCTGCCCTCCTTCGGCGAGCGCTACCTGAGCACCGTGCTCTTTTCGGATCTGGCCGACTGACCAATGCCCTGGCAAATTCTCAGCGACGTCCGGTCGGTCAAGGAACGCGACCCCGCCGCGCGCTCGACGCTGGAGATCATCCTGGTGTACCCGGGACTGCACGCGGTGTGGATTCACCGCATCACCCATCGGCTGTGGCAGCGTGGCGCCAAACTTCCCGCGCGGGTACTCGCCGAGATCGGCCGCATCCTGACCGGGGTTGAGATACACCCCGGCGCGGTCCTGGGCAGTGGAGTGTTCATCGACCATGCCACCGGCGTGGTGATCGGCGAAACCGCGGTAGTCGGCAACGACGTCACGATCTACCACGGCGTCACGCTGGGCGGCATCAGTCTCGATCGGGGAAAGCGGCACCCGACGATCGAAGACGGGGTGACCATCGGTGCGGGTGCAAAAGTATTGGGCGCCATCACTATTGGCGAAGGCAGTCAGATCGGCGCGAACTCCGTCGTCGTCAAGGAGGTGCCACCCGGTTCGGTGGTGGTCGGCGTCCCTGGACAAATCATCGGACGGCCCGCCGGCGGGCAGACCGAGACCGACCAATCCAATCTGCCCGACCCACTCGGTGTCAGCCTTCACACGCTGCTCAGCCGGGTGTCCAAGCTGGAGTCACGGGCTGACGGCCCCGGCACCGAACGCGTGATCCGGCCCCCCGAGGCCGGCGTCTGGTACGGCGAAGACTTCTCCATCTGACGCCACTGCCAGCTCTGCCACCACTGCGTCGAGTCCGCAGTCGCGTAGCGCTCGGCGTTGCCGCACAGCGCCGTTGCCGTTGACGAGACGGTGCCGCAACGATTGTCGGACTTCTCCGAGCCTGGCGAGCGTTCATCGCGCCGGGTCTGGCACTGGTCGGCCTGGTGATCTCGTTCGTGCTGATCCTGCAGAACCTGCCCGGCCTGGTCGGTACCTCCACCCCGATCGCCGTAGGAGTGGTTGCACGGCTCGTCGCTGTGTTCGCACTCGGCGCCGGCATCGCGGCGCACGTCCGCACGTCCGCACGTCCGCACGTCCGCACGTAACCCTGGAGTGAGCGCAGGCGGCTTCGCGCCGTAACCTTCATGGTCATGAGCGAGCCGTACGAATCCCTCACTGTCGAGGTCAAGGACCACATCGCCCAGGTCACGCTGATCGGCCCGGGCAAAGGCAATGCGATGGGCCCGGCGTTCTGGACGGAAATGCCGGTGGTCTTCGCCGACCTCGACGCCGATCCTGACGTCCGAGCCATCGTGCTGACCGGGTCGGGCGGCAACTTTAGCTACGGCCTGGACCTGATCGCGATGGGGGACACCATCGGTGGCGCCATGTCCACCGAGGTGTCGGCCCGCCCGCGCAAGGAGTTCCACACCAAGCTCAAGCGCATGCAGCAATCGATCACCGCGGTGGCCGATTGCCGCACCCCTACGATCGCAGCGATACACGGCTGGTGCATCGGTGGTGGCGTCGACCTCATCAGCGCGGTCGATATCCGCTACGCCAGCGCCGATGCGAAGTTCTCGGTGCGCGAGGTCAAGTTGTCGATCGTCGCCGATGTCGGCAGCCTGGCACGGTTGCCCTACATCGTGTCCGACGGGCATCTGCGCGAACTGGCCCTGACCGGCAAGGACATCGATGCCGCACGCGCCGAGAAGATCGGTCTGGTCAACGACATCTATTCCGACGCCGCGGCCACGCTGGCTGCCGCGCACGCAACGGCCGCCGAGATCGCGGCCAATTCACCGCTGGTCACCCACGGGATCAAGGACGTCCTCGATGAGCAGCGCACGGCCGACGTGGCGGCGAGCCTGCGTTACGTGGCGGCCTGGAACGCGGCCTTCCTGCCGTCCAGGGACCTGTCCGAAGCCATCTCGGCGATGTTCAGCAAGCGGAGGCCGGAATTCACCGGCGAGTAGCAGCTAACTGCCGGCCTTGATGGCCGGAACTGCTTTTGTGGTCGCCAGTGCCGTCGGCTCATCTGTCGGCTGGAGCGTCGTGGTTGCACCCATACTCATGTTGGCGACCGCCGGTGACGAATAGGCGGGCATCTTCGTCTCGTGGCCCGAGTCGGCGGTGACGCTTCCGTTACCCGAGACCGGGGCTGGGTGGGTCAGACCGAACAGGCCGAGTATGACAATCGCGCCGCCGCCCACAACGGTACCCAGCAACCTCTTATCCAAAGCCAAGCTGTTAGGAAGCTTCTTGGGGGAGGACATGTTGACCAGCACCTTTCAGGACATCTTTTGCGTAGCTTCGACAAGCCGGGCGACTCACGTGAGCCGCCAAGCAACTATTCCAAAGCCTTGCACCTGTTATATGCCCCGACCAACCCAAAAGGCACGTGTCCCCAGCTGATCCACAGAAGTCCGTAGCCAGCTGCGCAGGTGAAAGACAGCATCCGGATACGGTGGGATTGCGACGCAGGAAACCGCGGAGTCTTTCGAATTGCCTTGGTGCAGAGACTAGCTCGATGCACTACGCAAACCGCTCGCCGGCCAAAAGCGGTGGCGGAGGGATTTGAACCCCCGGACGGTGTTAGCCGTCTCTCGCTTTCAAGGCGAGTGCATTAGGCCGCTCTGCCACGCCACCGCCGATAAGCGTAGCGGTTCAGACGCGGCCGATCTTCGCCGAGCTACCGCCGCTCTTCAACGAGGCGTTGATGCGGCGGCAGTTCTCCCCCATGGCCGCCATCTGCGGGCGCGACAACGGGCCCAGGAAGTTCTCCCGAACACCCTTCGCGTACGTCAGCATCGCCTCTTCGACGACCTCACGACCCTGATCGGTGATGCCGGCCAGAACGCTTCGCCCGTCGTCGGGACTGGCCTCCCGACGGACCAATCCGGCTGTCTCCAGCCGGCGGATCTGTCGGGTTACCCGGCTGGGCAGTGACATGAGTTGCTCGGCCAGATCCCCCATCCGCGCCGACCCGGATTCGGAGTTGTCCAATATCTGCAGTAAGCGAACGTCGACCAAGTTCAACTTGTGCTGACCGACGAGTCCCCGATTCAGTGTTCCGTAGAGCCGCAGTGCCGCGTCGAGGAAGTTCTGCCAAGCTCTTTGCTCGGCGATATCCAACCCCGGCATCTCACTGGCGGTCCGCCCCGCGATGATCCCTCCCATTGCGCAATCGTAAGCGACACAGCGCGGTACGAGGCCGAAATGGCTCGGGAGTAACCTGATTCGATGCTGGCCATCGTCGCTGAATCCACTGATCGCCTGATCTGGCGGGAGATACCCGACGTTTCACCCGCACCTGGCGAGGTGTTGATCAAGGTCATCACCGCCGGCGTCAATCGTGCCGACCTGCTACAGGCAGCCGGGCACTACCCGCCCCCACCGGGAGCGAGTGACACCCTGGGGCTGGAAGTCTCCGGCGTGATCGCGGCCGTGGGTGACGGTGTATCGGATTGGTCTGTCGGACAAGATGTTTGCGCTCTCCTGGCCGGGGGCGGCTACGCCCAATATGTGGCGGTGCCGGCCCGGCAGGTGATGCCTGTTCCCGCCGGAATCAGCGTGGCCGACGCGGCAGCACTGCCGGAGGTGGCCTGCACGGTGTGGTCGAACCTCGTCATGACCGCGCACCTCGCGACCGGCGAGTTGCTCCTTATTCACGGTGGCGCCAGCGGGATCGGCACTCACGCCATCCAGGTCGCCACGGCGCTGAACAGTCGGGTCGCGGTGACCGCGGGCTCGCTGTCCAAGCTCGATCTGTGCGCAGAACTCGGCGCCGAACTCCTAATCTCCTATCGCGACGACGATTTCGTCGCACGCGTTAATAAAGAGGCGGGCGGCGCCAACGTCATTTTTGACATCATGGGCGCGGCGTATCTGGATCGGAACCTCGACGCGCTCGCTCCCGATGGGCGGCTCGTCATCATCGGCATGCAGGGTGGGATCAAAGCCGAACTGAATATCGCCAAGATGGTGCCCAAGCGGCTGAGCGTGATCGCTACCTCGTTGCGCGGCCGGCCCGTCGACGGCGGCAACGGCAAGGGCGCCATCGTTGACGCGGTGGTGGACTCGGTGTGGCCGATGATCGCCGGCGGCCGGGTCCGCCCGATCATCGGCGCCCGATTCCCCATCACCGAAGCCGCCGAAGCGCATCGGGTGCTGGCCGCCGGTGAGACGTTCGGGAAGGTTCTGCTGACTATCGGGCAGTGAGCGTCAGCCCAATGACGCGAGCGCCCGCACGAGCTGATCGACTTCGGCCAGTGTCGAGTAGTGCGCTAGCCCGACGGTGACCGCGCCGCCGATGTCGTCGACGCCGATCAGATCCAGAACCCGCGAATTGGCATTGGAGACGGCCAGGATTCCATTATCGGCCAACCGCTGGACCACCCGCTCGGCGGGTACGCCGGTGACCGCGAAACTGGCCACCGGGATGTGCACCTCGGGCCGGCCGATCACCATCACCAGCGGTAGCGACCGCAGCGATGTCATGAGGTAGTCGAACAATCCGCCGAGGTAAGAACCCGCGGATTGCATTGACAGCGCGAGCCTTTCGCGGCGGGTGCCGCGCGCTGACTCGTCCAGACCGGCCAGGTATTCGATGCTGGCGACCACACCGGCCAGCAGGCCGTACTGGTGCCCGCCCAATTCCAGCCGAGCCGGACCACTGGCGTGCGGGTCCATCGACACCGATCCGAACGTGTCGATCAGTGAGGGGTTACGGAACACCAGTGCGCCGATCGGCGGGCCGCCCCAGGCCGACGCGTTGAGCGCGACCACATCGGCTTCGATCTCATCGATGTCCAACAGCTGATACGGCGCCGCCGCCGAGTGGTCCACCACGACCAGCCCGCTGACGTCATGCACAAGTTTGGTGACCGCCCCGACGTCGGTGATCGTGCCCAGCGTCGATGACGCCGAGGACATGGCCACCAACTTGGTGGGCGGCGTGATCAGGCTTTCCCACTGCCACGATGGCAGCTCGCCGGTTTCGATATCGACCTCGGCCCATTTGACCTTGGCCCCGTACCGGCTGGCCGCGCGCAGCCACGGCGCGACGTTTGCCTCATCGTCGAGCCGGCTGACAACCACCTCGTAGCCGATCCCAGCCCGTGAGGAGGACGCGTCGGCCAGTGACGTCAGCAGGACCGAGCGGTCGGAGCCAAGCACCACCCCGCCCGGATCGCCGTTGACCAGATCGGCCACCGCCCGGCGGGCGGCTTCCAACACCGCCACGGAGCGCCGCGCTGCCGGGTGGGGGCTGGCCGTATTGGGCACCGAACCGCGGAATGCCGTCGACACCGTGGTAGCCACCGACTCGGGAATCAACATCCCGGCCTGAGCGTCGAAGCGCATCCACCCATCGCCCAGCGCTGGGTGCAGACCACGCACCCGGGCGACGTCGTATGCCATGGAGCCCACCTTAAAGCGTTGGCGATTCCGCGATCGAGACAGCAATGGCGCCGGCGGTCCCCCAAGGACAGGATCACCTGGCCCGCCATACTAGTCCAGTGAGCTTCGTGTTCGGACTGATGATCGCGGTCTTGCTGCTGATCCTGCCGGGTGCGGTGGTGGCGGCGGCCGGGCGGCTGAGTTGGCCCGTCGCGCTCGGGGTGGGCCCGGTGCTGACGTACGGCGTTGTGGGCCTGGCCATCATCCCGTTTGGCGCGATCGGCATCCGGTGGAACACCTGGACGGCATTGCTGGCACTGGCCATCGTGACGGCGGCGGTACTTGGTTTGCGGATTCCGCTCGGCCGGTACCGGGCCACCAATCCGACCACCGCCGCGGTGTCACTGTGGCCTGCGCTGACGGTGGCCGCCGGAGTGATCCTGGGCGCACTGTCCATCGCCCTGGCGGCCTGGCTCGGCATGCCGCACTGGCAGTCGATCCCGAGTAACTGGGATTCGGTCTGGCATGCCAACACCATCCGCTGGATCCTCGACACCGGACAGGCGTCGTCGACCCACATGGGTGAGCTGCGCAACGTCGAAACCCACGCCGCTCTCTATTACCCCTCGGTGTTTCACGCGCTGGGCGCCGTCCTGGCCCAGCTGATCGGCGCCGCACCGACCACCGCCTACACGTTGAGCTCACTGGCGGGGGCGGTGTGGCTGTTCCCGCTCAGCGCCGCGCTGCTGACCTGGCAGCTGTTGCGTCCCCGCACGTCGCAGTGGCGTACGGCAGGAGCGGCCGCCACCGCGGCCGCGCTGTCGGCGTCGTTCACCGCGGTGCCCTACGTCGAATTCGACACTGCCTCGATGCCGAACATGGTGGCGTACGGCCTCGCGGTGCCGACGTTCGTGCTAATCGTGTCGTCGTTGCAGCACCGGGACCGCATCCCGCTGGCGGTGCTGGCGTTGATCGGTGTGTTCTCGGTGCACATCACCGGTGGCGCGGTCGTCGTCACGTTCGTGGTGGCGTGGTGGCTGCTGGACGCACTGTGGCGTCCGGTGCAGGGACGGCTGCGCGACTTCATCACGCTGGTCGCGATCGCCGTCCCGTCGCTGGCGGTGCTGCTCCCGCAGTTCCTCGGGGTGCTGCAACAGGCCGAGGTGATCGCCGGGCACGCCTTCGTCACGCATCTGAGCCGTAAGCGGACGCTGTTCAACGCGATCGTCCAGCACACCCGGCACCTCAACGACTTTCCGATCCAGAACATCCTGATCGCCCTCGCCGGGATCGGCTTCCTGCTGCTGCTCACCAAGCGCATCTGGTGGCCGGCCGCGGTGTGGCTGCTGATGGTGGTGTCGATCGTGCATTCGGGGGTGCCATTCGGCGGCCCGATCGGGGCGATCATCGGCAAGTACAGCGACCTGTTCTACAGTGACCCGCGCCGACTGTCCGCGGTGGTGACGCTGCTGCTGACGCCGATGGCCGGGATCGCTCTGTACGCTGCGGCGCTGCTGGTCGTGGCCGGTGCCCGCCGGCTGACGCAACGATGGGCCGCCGCGAGGGATCCTGACCGCGGATTCTGGATCGGCGCCACAGCGGTGCTGCTACTGGCCGTCACCATCGGTTTGGCCTGGCACTACTTCCCTCGGCACCGCTACCTGATGGGCGAGAAGTACGACAGGGTGATGATCGACAGCAAGGATTTGGAAGCGATGGCCTACCTGGCCAGCTTGCCCGGCGCCCGCGACACTCTGATCGGCAACGCCAACACCGATGGCACGGCCTGGATGTACGCAGTGGCCGATCTGCACCCGCTGTGGACGCACTACGACTACCCCGTGCAACAGGGACCGGGCTACCACCGCTTCATCTTCTGGGCCTATGCCGACGACGCCGACCGCGATCCGCGGATCGCGGAGTCCGTTAAGGCACTGAACATCCGATACGTGCTGACGGGTAGCCGGGTCGTCCGCGGGTTCGTCATGCCCGACGGACTAGTGTCACTAGACAAGTCCAAGTCGTGGGCGAAGATCTACGACAACGGCGAAGCTCGCATCTACCAATGGCGCGGATCTTCGCCACCGGGCACCCAATAACAATGGGACACGAAGGAACCTTCACTTCCATGACGACGAACACAGACGACGACAGCATCGAGATCATCACCGGACTCGAGGGCGACGACGCCGAGGGACGCTCCGTCACCGACCTGGTGGAGCAGCCGGCGAAGGTGATGCGAATCGGCACCATGATCAAGCAGCTGCTCGAAGAGGTGCGGGCCGCACCGCTGGACGACGCAAGCCGCAGCCGGCTGCGCGAGATCCACGCGACGTCCATCCGCGAGCTCGAAGACGGCCTGGCCCCCTCGCTGCGCGAGGAACTCGAACGGCTGGCGCTGCCATTCAGCGATGACTCCATCCCGTCGGATGCCGAGCTGCGTATCGCGCAGGCACAACTGGTCGGCTGGCTCGAGGGTCTGTTCCACGGAATCCAGACCGCGTTGTTCGCCCAGCAGATGGCTGCCCGCGCGCAACTGGAGCACACGCGCGGCGGCCAGGGTGCGCTTCCCCCTGGCATCGCCCAGGCCGGTCCGCCCGGAGCCCCCGGTCACAGCACCGGGCAGTACCTGTAGTCACCACGGTGGCTGCTGACGACCCTTTCATCGAAACCCGCGACGCCTGGGTCGAGTTTCCGATCTTCGACGCCAAGACGCGTTCGCTGAAGAAGACGTTCCTGGGTGCGGCCGGCGGTGCGATCGGGCGCAACACTGAAAACGTCGTCGTCATCGAAGCGCTGCGGGACATCACGTTGTCGCTGAAGATGGGCGACCGGGTTGGCCTAGTGGGCCACAACGGCGCGGGCAAGTCCACGCTGCTGCGGCTGCTGTCGGGGATCTACGAACCGACCCGCGGTTCGGCCACGGTCCGCGGCCGGGTGGCACCCGTCTTCGACCTCGGCGTCGGGATGGATCCGGAGATCTCCGGCTACGAGAACATCATCATCCGCGGCCTGTTCCTGGGACAGACGCGCAAGCAGATGGCGGCCAAGGTCGACGAGATCGCCGACTTCACCGAGCTCGGCGAATACCTGTCGATGCCACTGCGGACCTACTCCACCGGTATGCGGGTGCGGCTGGCCATGGGTGTGGTCACCAGCATCGACCCCGAGATCCTGTTGCTCGACGAGGGCATCGGCGCGGTGGACGCCGACTTCCTCAAGAAGGCGCAGTCGCGATTGCAGAGCCTGGTCGAACGATCCGGAATCCTGGTCTTCGCCAGCCATTCCAACGAGTTTCTGGCACGGCTGTGCAAGAACGCGATGTGGATCGACCACGGCACCATCAAGATGGCCGGCGGCATCGAAGACGTGGTGCGGGCTTACGAGGGTGAGGACGCCGCACGGCATGTGCGGGAGGTGCTCGAGGAGCACAAGAGCGACTGGTCGGACGGGGTCGCCACCCCGTGACCGACAAGGTGTGCGCGGTCGTCGTGACGCATCGCCGTCCCGATGAGCTGGCCAAGTCGCTGGACGCCCTGAGTACGCAAACCCGCATGGTCGACCATCTGATCGTCGTCGACAACGATCGCGATGACCGGGTGCGTGACCTGGTCGCCGGCCAGCCAATCCCGTCGACCTACCTCGGTTCACGCCGAAACCTCGGTGGGGCAGGCGGATTCGCGTTGGGCATGCTGCACGCCCTGACGCTGGGCGCGGACTGGGTGTGGCTGGCCGACGATGACGGGCGCCCCGAGGGACCGTCGGTTTTGGCCACCCTGCTCGATTGCGCTTCACGGCACGGATTGGCCGAGGTGTCGCCAATGGTGTGCGATATCGAAGACCCAGACCGGTTCGCTTTTCCGGTACGCCAAGGCCTGACCTGGCATCGACATCCGCACGAACTGAACGGCGAAGATCTGCTTCGCGGCTACGCATCGCTGTTCAACGGTGCGCTGTTCCGCGCCGAGGCGCTGGAAGCTGTTGGCCTACCAGATTTCCGGCTCTTCATCCGCGGCGACGAGGTGGACATGCACCGGCGGCTGGTGTTGTCGGGTCTACCGTTCGGCACGTGCCTGAAAGCGACGTATCTGCACCCGCACGGCAGCGACGAGTTCAAGCCGATCCTCGGCGGGCGCATGCACACTCAGTATCCGGACGATCCGACCAAGCGATTCTTCACCTACCGCAACCGCGGCTACCTGCAGGCCCAGCGCGGTCAACGCAAGCTGGCGCCGCAGGAGTGGGTGCGATTCGGATGGTTCTTCTTAGTGCAGCGCCGGGATCCGGCGGGGTTCGCCGAGTGGGTTCGATTGCGGCGCATGGGTAGGCGCGAAAGGTTCAGCAGATGACGTTCATTGACGCCGCGGCCCAGTCGAAGACCTTCCGTCGCGCGTGGGGTGATCTGGCC
This window contains:
- a CDS encoding MarR family winged helix-turn-helix transcriptional regulator; this translates as MGGIIAGRTASEMPGLDIAEQRAWQNFLDAALRLYGTLNRGLVGQHKLNLVDVRLLQILDNSESGSARMGDLAEQLMSLPSRVTRQIRRLETAGLVRREASPDDGRSVLAGITDQGREVVEEAMLTYAKGVRENFLGPLSRPQMAAMGENCRRINASLKSGGSSAKIGRV
- a CDS encoding cysteine desulfurase-like protein, coding for MAYDVARVRGLHPALGDGWMRFDAQAGMLIPESVATTVSTAFRGSVPNTASPHPAARRSVAVLEAARRAVADLVNGDPGGVVLGSDRSVLLTSLADASSSRAGIGYEVVVSRLDDEANVAPWLRAASRYGAKVKWAEVDIETGELPSWQWESLITPPTKLVAMSSASSTLGTITDVGAVTKLVHDVSGLVVVDHSAAAPYQLLDIDEIEADVVALNASAWGGPPIGALVFRNPSLIDTFGSVSMDPHASGPARLELGGHQYGLLAGVVASIEYLAGLDESARGTRRERLALSMQSAGSYLGGLFDYLMTSLRSLPLVMVIGRPEVHIPVASFAVTGVPAERVVQRLADNGILAVSNANSRVLDLIGVDDIGGAVTVGLAHYSTLAEVDQLVRALASLG
- the glfT1 gene encoding galactofuranosyltransferase GlfT1 produces the protein MTDKVCAVVVTHRRPDELAKSLDALSTQTRMVDHLIVVDNDRDDRVRDLVAGQPIPSTYLGSRRNLGGAGGFALGMLHALTLGADWVWLADDDGRPEGPSVLATLLDCASRHGLAEVSPMVCDIEDPDRFAFPVRQGLTWHRHPHELNGEDLLRGYASLFNGALFRAEALEAVGLPDFRLFIRGDEVDMHRRLVLSGLPFGTCLKATYLHPHGSDEFKPILGGRMHTQYPDDPTKRFFTYRNRGYLQAQRGQRKLAPQEWVRFGWFFLVQRRDPAGFAEWVRLRRMGRRERFSR
- a CDS encoding crotonase/enoyl-CoA hydratase family protein codes for the protein MSEPYESLTVEVKDHIAQVTLIGPGKGNAMGPAFWTEMPVVFADLDADPDVRAIVLTGSGGNFSYGLDLIAMGDTIGGAMSTEVSARPRKEFHTKLKRMQQSITAVADCRTPTIAAIHGWCIGGGVDLISAVDIRYASADAKFSVREVKLSIVADVGSLARLPYIVSDGHLRELALTGKDIDAARAEKIGLVNDIYSDAAATLAAAHATAAEIAANSPLVTHGIKDVLDEQRTADVAASLRYVAAWNAAFLPSRDLSEAISAMFSKRRPEFTGE
- a CDS encoding bacterial proteasome activator family protein → MTTNTDDDSIEIITGLEGDDAEGRSVTDLVEQPAKVMRIGTMIKQLLEEVRAAPLDDASRSRLREIHATSIRELEDGLAPSLREELERLALPFSDDSIPSDAELRIAQAQLVGWLEGLFHGIQTALFAQQMAARAQLEHTRGGQGALPPGIAQAGPPGAPGHSTGQYL
- the wzt gene encoding galactan export ABC transporter ATP-binding subunit Wzt/RfbE translates to MAADDPFIETRDAWVEFPIFDAKTRSLKKTFLGAAGGAIGRNTENVVVIEALRDITLSLKMGDRVGLVGHNGAGKSTLLRLLSGIYEPTRGSATVRGRVAPVFDLGVGMDPEISGYENIIIRGLFLGQTRKQMAAKVDEIADFTELGEYLSMPLRTYSTGMRVRLAMGVVTSIDPEILLLDEGIGAVDADFLKKAQSRLQSLVERSGILVFASHSNEFLARLCKNAMWIDHGTIKMAGGIEDVVRAYEGEDAARHVREVLEEHKSDWSDGVATP
- the cysK gene encoding cysteine synthase A, translated to MSIADDITQLTGKTPLVRLRRVTDGAVADVVAKLESFNPAGSVKDRLGVALIDAAEKVGLIKEDTIILEPTSGNTGIALAMVSAARGYRCVLTMPETMSIERRMLLRAYGAELVLTPGAEGMSGAIAKAEELAKTDQRYFIPQQFENPANPAIHRATTAEEIWADTDGEVDIFVAGVGTGGTITGVGEVLKERKPSVQIIAVEPAASPVLSGGQKGPHPIQGIGAGFVPAVLDTDVVDEIVTVANEDALDLARRLAREEGLLSGISSGAAVWAAREVARRPENAGKLIVVVLPSFGERYLSTVLFSDLAD
- a CDS encoding DUF6541 family protein, whose translation is MSFVFGLMIAVLLLILPGAVVAAAGRLSWPVALGVGPVLTYGVVGLAIIPFGAIGIRWNTWTALLALAIVTAAVLGLRIPLGRYRATNPTTAAVSLWPALTVAAGVILGALSIALAAWLGMPHWQSIPSNWDSVWHANTIRWILDTGQASSTHMGELRNVETHAALYYPSVFHALGAVLAQLIGAAPTTAYTLSSLAGAVWLFPLSAALLTWQLLRPRTSQWRTAGAAATAAALSASFTAVPYVEFDTASMPNMVAYGLAVPTFVLIVSSLQHRDRIPLAVLALIGVFSVHITGGAVVVTFVVAWWLLDALWRPVQGRLRDFITLVAIAVPSLAVLLPQFLGVLQQAEVIAGHAFVTHLSRKRTLFNAIVQHTRHLNDFPIQNILIALAGIGFLLLLTKRIWWPAAVWLLMVVSIVHSGVPFGGPIGAIIGKYSDLFYSDPRRLSAVVTLLLTPMAGIALYAAALLVVAGARRLTQRWAAARDPDRGFWIGATAVLLLAVTIGLAWHYFPRHRYLMGEKYDRVMIDSKDLEAMAYLASLPGARDTLIGNANTDGTAWMYAVADLHPLWTHYDYPVQQGPGYHRFIFWAYADDADRDPRIAESVKALNIRYVLTGSRVVRGFVMPDGLVSLDKSKSWAKIYDNGEARIYQWRGSSPPGTQ
- a CDS encoding NAD(P)H-quinone oxidoreductase, producing the protein MLAIVAESTDRLIWREIPDVSPAPGEVLIKVITAGVNRADLLQAAGHYPPPPGASDTLGLEVSGVIAAVGDGVSDWSVGQDVCALLAGGGYAQYVAVPARQVMPVPAGISVADAAALPEVACTVWSNLVMTAHLATGELLLIHGGASGIGTHAIQVATALNSRVAVTAGSLSKLDLCAELGAELLISYRDDDFVARVNKEAGGANVIFDIMGAAYLDRNLDALAPDGRLVIIGMQGGIKAELNIAKMVPKRLSVIATSLRGRPVDGGNGKGAIVDAVVDSVWPMIAGGRVRPIIGARFPITEAAEAHRVLAAGETFGKVLLTIGQ
- the cysE gene encoding serine O-acetyltransferase, with the translated sequence MPWQILSDVRSVKERDPAARSTLEIILVYPGLHAVWIHRITHRLWQRGAKLPARVLAEIGRILTGVEIHPGAVLGSGVFIDHATGVVIGETAVVGNDVTIYHGVTLGGISLDRGKRHPTIEDGVTIGAGAKVLGAITIGEGSQIGANSVVVKEVPPGSVVVGVPGQIIGRPAGGQTETDQSNLPDPLGVSLHTLLSRVSKLESRADGPGTERVIRPPEAGVWYGEDFSI